The Streptomyces sp. CC0208 genome window below encodes:
- a CDS encoding MBL fold metallo-hydrolase produces MRVTIAGSGDAFGSGGRFQACTHIAPSHAPAILIDCGTTSLTALRSLDLDPGEVTLVAVTHLHGDHFGGLPFLVLDGQFRRRTTDLRIIGPPGTRRRLTETMEALFPGSSTVTRRFTTVVDEIAPDETLSVPSHGLHIEAHPADHSAGAPALSLRLTLANRTLAFSGDTAWTPTLPEVAADSDLFLCEGYTWGRKVPGHMEVTDLVNNRETLNTTRLLLTHPSPGVLDQQATLPFELASDGTTVDIPDSPPPPDG; encoded by the coding sequence ATGCGGGTGACGATCGCGGGCTCGGGCGACGCGTTCGGCAGCGGCGGCCGTTTCCAGGCCTGCACACACATCGCACCGTCACACGCCCCGGCGATCCTCATCGACTGTGGAACGACATCGTTGACCGCGCTCCGTAGCCTCGACCTGGACCCAGGGGAGGTCACCCTGGTCGCCGTCACCCACCTGCACGGCGACCATTTCGGCGGCCTCCCTTTCCTGGTCCTCGACGGCCAGTTTCGCCGCCGGACCACCGATCTACGGATCATCGGCCCACCCGGCACCCGCCGACGTCTCACCGAAACGATGGAAGCCCTCTTCCCCGGCTCCTCCACCGTCACCCGGCGCTTCACGACCGTCGTCGACGAGATCGCACCCGACGAGACACTGTCGGTGCCGTCCCACGGCCTGCACATCGAGGCCCACCCCGCCGACCACTCAGCAGGCGCCCCGGCACTCTCCCTCCGACTCACCCTCGCCAACCGAACTCTGGCCTTCTCCGGCGACACAGCCTGGACCCCCACGCTGCCCGAGGTGGCAGCGGACTCCGACCTGTTCCTCTGCGAGGGCTACACCTGGGGCCGGAAAGTACCCGGCCACATGGAGGTCACGGACCTCGTCAACAACCGCGAAACGCTGAACACCACCCGACTTCTCCTCACCCACCCTTCACCCGGCGTCCTCGACCAACAGGCAACGCTGCCCTTCGAACTGGCCTCAGACGGAACAACCGTCGACATCCCGGACTCGCCCCCGCCCCCTGATGGATAG
- a CDS encoding TetR/AcrR family transcriptional regulator, with protein MPVTRTTPPGRQPLARTRILDATWALAAERGLAAVTMRAVAERLGVTPMALYRHIGDKQGLLDGLVERLLGEIPLPDPELPWPDRLEQLAQGMRAVARAHPDLFPLLFERSATTEAARRPRDAAYSALREAGLKEADVERAERMLSTFILGFACSEAAGRFAHVDADTEFTYATEALRRVFVS; from the coding sequence ATGCCCGTAACAAGGACCACCCCACCAGGCCGCCAACCTCTGGCCCGCACCCGCATCCTCGATGCGACCTGGGCACTGGCGGCCGAACGCGGACTGGCAGCAGTGACCATGCGGGCCGTCGCTGAACGCCTGGGAGTCACCCCCATGGCGCTCTACCGGCACATCGGCGACAAACAAGGACTCCTGGACGGCCTGGTGGAACGCCTCCTGGGGGAAATCCCCTTGCCGGACCCTGAGTTGCCCTGGCCCGACCGGCTGGAGCAGCTCGCCCAGGGAATGCGCGCCGTCGCGCGAGCCCACCCGGACCTGTTCCCGCTGCTGTTCGAACGCTCCGCGACCACTGAGGCCGCACGGCGCCCACGAGACGCCGCTTACAGCGCCCTGCGCGAAGCGGGCCTCAAAGAAGCAGACGTCGAACGAGCCGAGCGAATGCTGTCGACCTTCATCCTGGGCTTCGCCTGCTCCGAGGCAGCCGGCCGCTTCGCACACGTAGATGCTGACACTGAGTTCACCTACGCTACCGAGGCCCTGCGCAGGGTGTTCGTCAGCTGA
- a CDS encoding peptidoglycan-binding protein: MGWTDVSDVEPGDVISILGIDHVFFEEVTRTGGTASWNDQNPGNIISSGEAEQYGAYAGKHNDIFAIFPDEATGFTAVRRYLEHRGGKTVLDVMRAYAPAGHGANDPQAYAQRIADALQVSTDTTLAELDDNQRTVFAQEIQRVEGWRSGEEHGPDDLPDDLAQWLTDHPSREERLEADQPFAKTGTVAEGVKNIQRRLNELGWSPPLDVDGKFGPHSAAAARWFQTNNGLTADGIVGNQTWRRLVDSQG; this comes from the coding sequence ATGGGCTGGACCGACGTATCCGACGTGGAACCGGGCGACGTCATCAGCATCCTCGGCATCGACCATGTCTTTTTCGAGGAAGTGACGCGCACCGGCGGGACCGCGTCGTGGAACGACCAGAATCCGGGGAACATCATCAGCTCCGGCGAGGCCGAGCAATACGGCGCCTACGCCGGAAAGCACAACGACATATTCGCCATCTTCCCGGACGAGGCCACGGGTTTCACTGCCGTCCGCCGATACCTCGAACACCGCGGCGGCAAGACGGTGCTCGACGTGATGCGGGCCTACGCTCCCGCCGGGCACGGCGCGAACGACCCCCAGGCATACGCACAACGCATCGCCGACGCCTTGCAGGTCAGCACCGACACCACACTCGCCGAACTCGACGACAACCAGAGGACCGTCTTCGCCCAGGAGATCCAGCGAGTGGAGGGATGGCGCAGCGGCGAGGAGCACGGGCCGGACGATCTACCCGATGACCTGGCGCAATGGTTGACCGACCATCCGAGCCGCGAGGAACGCCTGGAAGCCGACCAGCCCTTCGCCAAGACGGGGACGGTCGCGGAAGGCGTGAAGAACATCCAACGGCGGCTGAACGAACTCGGCTGGAGTCCACCGCTGGACGTCGACGGCAAGTTCGGCCCTCACAGCGCGGCGGCGGCGCGGTGGTTCCAGACGAACAACGGTCTCACGGCGGACGGCATCGTGGGCAACCAGACATGGCGACGGCTCGTGGACTCACAGGGCTGA
- a CDS encoding peptidoglycan DD-metalloendopeptidase family protein has protein sequence MVTVALSRVRFGETNEDIRTVQKALIARGHPIPGGPTGFFGEQTKAAYRAEQRAQGFTGHDADGIPGCTSLTTLGHHAHFAVNCAHAARPGGKRRVPSPVPHHKVTFAFFARGPYAWKPDGFGRHTGEDFAADTGVPVVAVRNGTVAWSNGNGGAYGQWIGLHADNGHVYTYCHLSQRQVKDGQKVTAGQQLGKVGATGNATGPHLHFEMSKGSSWSYGSVAKPNW, from the coding sequence ATGGTCACCGTCGCGCTGTCCAGAGTCCGGTTCGGTGAGACCAACGAGGACATCCGAACCGTACAGAAGGCCCTGATCGCCCGCGGCCACCCCATCCCCGGCGGCCCCACCGGCTTCTTCGGCGAACAGACCAAGGCCGCCTACCGCGCCGAACAACGCGCCCAGGGCTTCACCGGCCACGACGCCGACGGCATCCCCGGCTGCACCTCCCTCACCACCCTCGGCCACCACGCCCACTTCGCCGTCAACTGCGCCCACGCCGCACGCCCCGGCGGAAAGCGGCGGGTCCCTTCTCCCGTACCGCACCACAAGGTGACCTTCGCGTTCTTCGCACGCGGCCCCTACGCCTGGAAGCCCGACGGCTTCGGCCGCCACACGGGCGAGGACTTCGCCGCCGACACGGGCGTGCCCGTGGTCGCCGTGCGCAACGGCACTGTCGCCTGGTCGAACGGCAACGGCGGGGCCTACGGCCAGTGGATCGGCCTGCACGCCGACAACGGCCATGTCTACACCTACTGCCATCTCTCACAGCGCCAGGTGAAGGACGGTCAGAAGGTCACCGCCGGACAGCAGCTCGGCAAGGTCGGCGCCACGGGCAACGCGACGGGACCGCATCTGCACTTCGAGATGTCGAAGGGCTCCAGTTGGTCCTACGGCAGCGTCGCGAAGCCCAACTGGTGA
- a CDS encoding alpha/beta fold hydrolase, whose translation MAPAAKLPIVYVRGYAGNTAGIDKAVTDPFYGFNEGSTHIRIGADDEPSFYQFESPLLRLHLDEGYHILVDGGQELYLATHETIPPDSIWIHRFYDTSASTWGVGPHEFRLETAAQDLLTLIETLKEKSGAPGVHLVAHSMGGLVCRCLIQKIIPDLGHDPADYVGKLFTYGTPHGGIAFDVGFGVLERLRDVTGINGADIFGPERMYHYLTPKALTDPDGPPQSWDARAMPPDRPFAFPLGRVFCLIGTDPTDYEVAHGLSSATVGPRSDGLVQIDNAYVPGAHQAHVHRSHSGSYGLVNSEEGYQNLRRFLFGDCEVDAELVDFHLPERDNTTWQAEVRLSVRGLQIVTHERISAQWCPIQLSESPTGTDDGETCVPLVDTFLNSGLRTGGSGTMRYALHLRILSLHRHDGLLSFNDHLEQTADFDDILVVDVGGGDDPAAMPVLRATWNSTIKGPISDYRPDGGSSTLGDENPADGVWVHHIELPATAAPILGADARIRLTVTPWG comes from the coding sequence ATGGCACCGGCCGCGAAACTGCCCATCGTCTATGTCCGGGGATACGCCGGCAACACCGCCGGCATCGACAAGGCCGTGACGGACCCCTTCTACGGGTTCAACGAGGGCTCCACTCACATCCGTATCGGAGCGGACGACGAACCGTCCTTCTATCAGTTCGAGAGCCCCCTGCTGCGGCTGCATCTGGACGAGGGCTATCACATCCTCGTGGACGGTGGCCAGGAGCTCTACCTGGCCACCCACGAGACGATTCCACCGGACTCCATCTGGATTCACCGCTTCTACGACACATCCGCGAGCACCTGGGGAGTAGGCCCTCACGAGTTCCGGCTGGAGACCGCCGCGCAGGACCTGCTGACCCTGATCGAGACCCTCAAGGAGAAGTCCGGGGCACCCGGGGTCCACCTGGTCGCCCACTCCATGGGCGGGCTGGTGTGCCGCTGCCTGATCCAGAAGATCATCCCGGATCTCGGCCATGATCCGGCCGACTACGTGGGCAAGCTGTTCACTTACGGCACCCCCCACGGCGGCATCGCCTTCGACGTCGGCTTCGGCGTACTGGAGCGACTGCGTGACGTCACCGGCATCAATGGCGCGGACATCTTCGGTCCGGAACGGATGTACCACTACCTCACTCCGAAGGCGCTCACCGATCCCGACGGACCGCCGCAGTCCTGGGACGCCCGCGCGATGCCGCCCGACCGGCCGTTCGCCTTCCCGCTCGGCCGGGTCTTCTGCCTGATCGGCACCGACCCGACCGACTACGAGGTGGCGCACGGTCTGTCGTCCGCCACGGTCGGGCCCCGTAGCGACGGTCTGGTGCAGATCGACAACGCCTACGTCCCCGGCGCACACCAGGCACATGTGCACCGCAGCCACAGCGGATCCTACGGACTCGTCAACTCCGAAGAGGGCTACCAGAACCTGCGGCGCTTCCTGTTCGGGGACTGCGAGGTGGATGCGGAACTCGTCGACTTCCACCTGCCGGAACGCGACAACACGACCTGGCAGGCAGAGGTGCGTCTGTCGGTGCGCGGCCTGCAGATCGTCACGCACGAACGGATCAGCGCCCAGTGGTGCCCCATCCAGTTGTCCGAGAGCCCGACGGGTACCGACGACGGCGAGACGTGCGTCCCGTTGGTGGACACCTTCCTCAACAGCGGCCTGCGGACCGGCGGTTCGGGCACCATGCGGTACGCGCTGCACCTGCGCATCCTGTCGCTGCACCGTCATGACGGGCTGCTGAGCTTCAACGACCACCTTGAGCAGACCGCCGACTTCGACGACATTCTCGTCGTCGACGTGGGGGGTGGCGACGACCCGGCCGCCATGCCCGTGCTCCGGGCCACCTGGAACTCGACCATCAAGGGGCCGATCAGCGACTACCGGCCCGACGGCGGCAGCAGCACCCTCGGCGACGAGAACCCCGCTGACGGTGTCTGGGTCCACCACATCGAACTGCCCGCCACCGCCGCCCCGATCCTCGGGGCGGACGCGCGGATCCGGCTCACCGTCACCCCCTGGGGCTGA
- a CDS encoding SH3 domain-containing protein: MAVSLETLLHQIDARFPERSKLSDGGIGDAAHQTRDSDHNPWYGPGIVTARDFTHDPAHGLDIQEVADQLLDSRDPRIKYVIANRRIATRNDWQWGPYDGANPHEKHFHLSVVADPLCDDPQNWELPVLGEPPDGGGVVPTTDFVTWGTGVNVRAEPRLDAPVVTVLPGPTQVRVQCQTRGDTVSTAGHANDAWSFVPLLGGYVSNIFIDHPAAWLPGVGEC, encoded by the coding sequence GTGGCAGTCAGCCTGGAGACCCTTCTGCATCAGATCGACGCCCGCTTTCCGGAACGCAGCAAACTCTCCGACGGCGGGATCGGCGACGCCGCCCACCAGACACGCGACAGCGACCACAATCCCTGGTACGGGCCCGGGATCGTCACCGCGCGCGACTTCACCCACGACCCGGCCCACGGCCTCGACATCCAGGAGGTCGCCGACCAGCTGCTGGACAGCCGCGACCCGCGGATCAAGTACGTCATAGCCAACCGTCGGATCGCCACCCGCAACGACTGGCAGTGGGGACCGTACGACGGGGCCAACCCGCACGAGAAACACTTCCACCTGTCGGTGGTGGCCGATCCGCTCTGCGACGACCCACAGAACTGGGAGCTGCCCGTTCTCGGGGAGCCGCCGGACGGCGGGGGTGTCGTCCCGACCACCGACTTCGTCACCTGGGGCACCGGAGTCAACGTCCGGGCGGAGCCCCGCCTCGACGCCCCGGTCGTGACCGTGCTGCCCGGCCCGACACAGGTGAGGGTGCAGTGCCAGACAAGGGGGGACACGGTCAGCACCGCGGGCCATGCCAACGATGCCTGGTCCTTCGTCCCCCTGCTCGGCGGATACGTGTCCAACATCTTCATCGACCACCCCGCCGCGTGGCTTCCGGGCGTGGGTGAATGCTGA
- a CDS encoding bacterial transcriptional activator domain-containing protein — translation MIETAFDVVQGCARPFDARLPPGLVGTEELLPGWDEEWVLLERERLRQLRLHALDALAETLVREGKSALALEAAWASVRSEPLRESAHRAAVAAHLAEGNLIEAVRQYRSFRQLLRKELGVEPSPQFTRMLAQHGIVLFR, via the coding sequence TTGATCGAGACGGCATTCGATGTCGTGCAGGGCTGCGCCCGCCCGTTCGACGCCCGGCTCCCGCCGGGACTTGTCGGCACGGAGGAGCTGCTGCCCGGCTGGGACGAGGAGTGGGTGCTGCTGGAGCGCGAACGCCTGCGGCAGTTGCGTCTGCATGCGCTCGACGCCCTGGCCGAGACCCTCGTACGGGAGGGCAAGTCGGCGTTGGCTCTGGAGGCGGCGTGGGCGAGCGTACGCTCGGAGCCGCTGCGGGAGAGCGCGCACCGGGCCGCGGTGGCGGCGCACCTCGCGGAGGGCAATCTCATCGAGGCGGTCCGTCAATACCGCTCGTTCCGACAGCTGCTGCGCAAGGAACTGGGCGTCGAACCGTCCCCCCAGTTCACGCGGATGCTGGCTCAGCACGGGATCGTCCTCTTCCGGTGA
- a CDS encoding enkurin domain-containing protein, translating to MADEKAFKSSRSPTKLRGNAITFAFLWVTSLLFGRTANPDAPKQDDSYEQTGRTNVVQLPKIPKGLSRVHRTAWRERAAARILYLEQQADRERCRAVEDQAEQRQREKTLEGMARHLEEAGHAIRAPRRLFSGAAALERTWANLRATDVMLLGLCSQEDLISRSTDVLGYVQQHLAPGNPLRVRAEAVAEGMEVKGPQPGDRGLLVLALSASYDALDAEVRRVRSLSVILRIATFFVLLGAAGLALWGWYCPGSLNLCFIPKGELNVACPSGEVPRNGNDVPSHYAQHTDVLVTEAGGLAGAALTVIASLRRIQGTSTPYMLPLSAALLKFPTGALTAFVGVLLIRGAFIPGLSDLDSSAQIMAWAVIFGAAQHVVTRFVDARARETLSDVGRAQTDPVPGTPGTEPVPAQTGKGRTDDA from the coding sequence ATGGCCGACGAGAAAGCCTTCAAGAGTTCACGAAGCCCGACAAAACTCCGAGGAAACGCAATCACCTTCGCTTTCCTGTGGGTTACGTCGCTCTTGTTCGGCCGCACGGCGAACCCGGATGCGCCGAAGCAGGATGATTCTTACGAGCAGACCGGACGAACGAACGTCGTCCAGCTCCCGAAGATCCCGAAAGGGCTGTCCAGAGTTCACAGGACGGCCTGGCGTGAGCGGGCCGCCGCGCGCATTCTCTACTTGGAGCAGCAAGCGGATCGCGAGAGATGCCGGGCGGTTGAGGACCAAGCTGAGCAACGACAGCGGGAGAAGACCCTGGAGGGGATGGCACGGCACCTGGAAGAGGCGGGCCATGCCATCCGCGCACCGCGCCGCCTCTTCTCCGGAGCCGCAGCCCTCGAAAGGACCTGGGCAAACCTGCGCGCGACCGACGTCATGCTGCTCGGGCTGTGCTCACAAGAGGACCTGATCAGCCGGAGCACCGACGTGCTGGGCTATGTCCAGCAGCACCTTGCTCCGGGCAACCCGCTTCGGGTGAGGGCGGAGGCGGTCGCGGAGGGCATGGAGGTGAAAGGGCCTCAGCCGGGGGACCGAGGGCTCCTCGTCCTGGCTCTGAGCGCCTCGTACGACGCGCTGGATGCCGAGGTCAGGAGGGTTCGCAGCCTCAGCGTCATTCTGCGGATCGCCACCTTCTTCGTGCTCCTCGGTGCGGCTGGGCTCGCGCTCTGGGGCTGGTACTGCCCCGGTTCGCTGAACCTGTGTTTCATTCCGAAGGGAGAGCTCAACGTCGCGTGCCCCTCCGGAGAGGTCCCTCGGAACGGCAATGATGTTCCGAGTCACTACGCCCAGCACACGGACGTGCTCGTCACCGAGGCGGGAGGGCTGGCCGGAGCGGCTCTCACGGTGATCGCGTCATTGCGCCGGATTCAAGGAACGAGCACTCCCTACATGCTGCCGCTGTCCGCGGCCCTGCTGAAATTTCCCACCGGGGCCCTGACCGCCTTCGTAGGGGTGCTGCTCATCAGGGGGGCGTTCATCCCCGGCCTGAGCGATCTGGATTCCAGCGCACAGATCATGGCGTGGGCTGTCATCTTCGGCGCTGCGCAGCACGTTGTGACGCGCTTCGTCGACGCCCGGGCCCGCGAAACGCTGTCGGACGTGGGGCGCGCGCAGACCGACCCTGTACCGGGCACGCCGGGGACGGAACCGGTTCCCGCGCAGACAGGCAAAGGACGCACGGACGACGCGTGA
- a CDS encoding WD40 repeat domain-containing protein — translation MSEPGTVALRAPQNGSVQAVAFSPDNARFATGGSDTHLRVRSIGIGAPPLEVPTDGAVSGMAFSPDGTRIAVSDFEQVFLRDSATGTALWQGPLDPGNSVNSVRFGPEGRLIVATDTLVAVLDQASGEIKQRITVNPPLIADVDLSRDGTRIALAVDERHGGNHHHAGSARVHDVATGKEISRLTPKDAVFAVAFSPDGLNVLCCAADDTTRMFEAQSGKQVWPTPEDIDDQVTAPSCLAFDPKGKWTVVGGSDGFARVLDADTGVERGRAPKLNLGQPEDQSFGAVTHVAFSPNGKHAASASIDNVVRLFNVEGKELYTVSTDEVLALRFSPNGRWLGVGTMNGALVIDNGEANQG, via the coding sequence ATGAGCGAGCCCGGTACCGTCGCTCTTCGCGCCCCGCAGAACGGCTCGGTCCAGGCCGTCGCCTTCAGTCCGGACAACGCGCGCTTTGCCACCGGCGGCAGCGACACCCACCTGCGGGTGCGCTCGATCGGCATCGGGGCACCGCCGCTGGAGGTGCCCACCGACGGAGCCGTGTCCGGCATGGCCTTCAGCCCGGACGGCACCAGGATCGCCGTGTCCGACTTCGAGCAGGTGTTCCTGCGGGACAGTGCCACCGGCACGGCCCTGTGGCAGGGACCGCTCGACCCGGGCAACTCGGTGAACTCCGTGCGGTTCGGCCCGGAGGGGCGGCTCATCGTGGCCACCGACACCCTGGTCGCCGTACTCGACCAGGCCTCCGGAGAGATCAAGCAGCGCATCACCGTCAACCCGCCGCTGATCGCGGATGTGGACCTGAGCCGGGACGGCACTCGGATCGCGCTGGCCGTGGACGAACGCCACGGCGGAAACCACCATCACGCCGGATCCGCTCGGGTGCACGACGTGGCCACCGGCAAGGAGATCTCGCGGCTCACCCCGAAGGATGCCGTTTTCGCCGTCGCGTTCAGCCCGGACGGGCTGAACGTGTTGTGCTGCGCCGCGGACGACACCACCCGGATGTTCGAGGCGCAGAGCGGCAAGCAGGTGTGGCCCACTCCGGAGGACATCGACGACCAGGTCACCGCCCCGAGCTGCCTGGCCTTCGACCCCAAGGGCAAATGGACCGTGGTCGGCGGCTCCGACGGGTTCGCCCGGGTCCTGGACGCGGACACCGGCGTCGAGCGGGGCCGGGCGCCCAAGCTGAACCTCGGCCAGCCGGAGGACCAGAGCTTCGGAGCGGTCACCCATGTCGCGTTCAGCCCGAACGGCAAGCACGCGGCCAGCGCGTCCATCGACAACGTCGTACGGCTGTTCAACGTCGAGGGCAAGGAGCTGTACACCGTGTCCACCGACGAGGTACTGGCGTTGCGGTTCAGCCCGAACGGCCGCTGGCTGGGCGTCGGCACCATGAACGGCGCGCTGGTGATCGACAACGGCGAAGCGAACCAGGGGTGA
- a CDS encoding DUF6603 domain-containing protein, giving the protein MDPHALLQQVAGQLCALAKDAVDGLVRSLPELGEDPSAAGTVLAGRLFAVHDKLPPGNSLVELVREALGDLDAASPVRLHGWRRAPGAPLGVALVFDGHGGAAGGRAVLGVTPDGPVFDVVVTPGTALTLPQTVHGPWSVEATVTAAQGWDAAFGPGLPPAAPGGSAAIRLRRTGRLTAGMTDGPGVSVDGVGLAVTSEPGTPAVVDLELQGFTAAVLPAALARLLGIEGASPMSGPPVSVVLRADRAEGLRFAGTGGLTVPLPLRLNAPAVSSRGAALELTADGGEPLLAVSVSASAGLPGLPLSVHLERAGIELPVTFTPAHPPGLDPSRLRELFPDGIGTELNVPPISGGGLVRRTSDQGYGGLISVDLGVLRVQAVALFRPPDGQAPTSFLALLAAQFPTPGIQLGLGFALDAVGGLVGVNRRADVTALQQLVGDGNADHVLFPDRAVERAPEIIGSLGSAFPVAAGRVLVGPMIRLNWGGRWVSLSGAIILELPAPARALLLGRLLVGLLDPAVPLIRLQACVLGRIEPAVPLVEVLVSLSGSWIVGLAVRGEMYLLVRGGGQPEFVLSAGGFHPRYTRPARVPALDRLQVDLAPGQGWGLRMEAYFAVTSNAVMFGGQVQLDATIAGCGVTGWLGLDALFVFDPVFAFSVHVRAGVAVRAFGRRLAGIALDFTLEGPAPWHAFGTGSIAVLFWDVELDFDIRWGSPPAVEQKAGRPPIDALTPELAQSKAWAAERPTAERTALVFTREANEKLNQGTLVHPDATLRVSQRVVPLGVPISRFERRPVPAQTWTIKEITLGTTQPAAGLPSLSERFVPGEFFDLTEDAQLSEPAFVSRACGLRARSDGIVLGAGHRVDDGYETGYEPPLPEREFSLWPGLFRLESVFGASAAERLEHWRTPAATIKVRPAKLSVAATDSLQPLLDDVTLVDATADAWEAMSGRLDQPQEALRLLESWEVGR; this is encoded by the coding sequence ATGGACCCGCACGCACTCCTCCAGCAGGTCGCCGGCCAACTGTGCGCGCTGGCCAAGGACGCCGTCGACGGCCTGGTCCGCTCCTTGCCCGAGCTCGGCGAGGACCCCTCGGCAGCCGGGACCGTGCTCGCCGGGCGGCTGTTCGCCGTGCACGACAAACTGCCGCCCGGTAACTCGCTGGTGGAGCTGGTACGGGAGGCGCTCGGCGACCTCGACGCAGCCTCGCCCGTACGGCTGCACGGCTGGCGTCGGGCCCCCGGCGCGCCCCTCGGCGTGGCCCTGGTGTTCGATGGCCACGGCGGAGCCGCGGGCGGACGCGCCGTGCTCGGAGTGACCCCTGACGGACCGGTCTTCGACGTGGTCGTCACTCCAGGGACGGCCCTTACCCTGCCCCAGACGGTCCACGGGCCGTGGAGCGTGGAGGCGACCGTCACCGCCGCCCAGGGCTGGGACGCCGCCTTCGGGCCGGGCCTGCCGCCCGCGGCGCCCGGTGGCAGCGCCGCGATCCGGCTGCGCCGCACCGGCAGGCTCACCGCCGGAATGACCGACGGCCCCGGCGTGAGCGTCGACGGCGTCGGTCTGGCCGTGACCTCGGAGCCGGGCACCCCCGCCGTTGTCGATCTGGAGTTGCAGGGGTTCACCGCCGCCGTGCTGCCGGCCGCGCTCGCCCGTCTCCTCGGCATCGAGGGCGCGAGCCCGATGTCGGGTCCGCCCGTGTCCGTCGTCCTGCGCGCCGACCGGGCCGAAGGCCTGCGCTTCGCCGGCACCGGCGGCCTCACGGTCCCTCTCCCGCTTCGGCTGAACGCCCCGGCGGTGTCCAGCCGGGGCGCCGCCCTGGAGCTGACCGCGGACGGGGGCGAGCCACTGCTGGCCGTGTCGGTGTCGGCCAGCGCCGGGCTTCCGGGCCTGCCGCTGAGCGTCCACCTGGAGCGCGCCGGGATCGAGCTGCCCGTTACGTTCACTCCGGCGCACCCCCCGGGCCTCGACCCGAGCCGACTGCGCGAGCTGTTCCCGGACGGCATCGGCACCGAGCTGAACGTGCCGCCCATCTCCGGCGGCGGCCTGGTCCGGCGCACCTCCGACCAGGGCTACGGGGGGCTGATCTCCGTCGATCTCGGGGTGCTGCGCGTCCAGGCGGTCGCCCTGTTCCGGCCGCCCGACGGCCAGGCCCCCACCAGCTTCCTGGCGCTGCTCGCCGCCCAGTTCCCGACCCCCGGCATCCAACTCGGCCTGGGCTTCGCGCTCGACGCGGTCGGTGGTCTGGTCGGGGTGAACCGGCGCGCCGATGTCACCGCCCTGCAGCAGCTCGTCGGTGACGGCAATGCCGACCATGTGCTGTTCCCCGACCGCGCGGTGGAACGCGCCCCGGAGATCATCGGCTCGCTCGGCTCGGCGTTCCCAGTCGCTGCCGGGCGCGTCCTGGTCGGGCCGATGATCCGCCTCAACTGGGGCGGCCGGTGGGTGTCCCTGTCCGGGGCGATCATTCTCGAACTGCCCGCGCCGGCACGCGCTCTGCTGCTGGGACGGCTGCTGGTCGGGCTGCTCGACCCGGCCGTGCCGCTCATCCGCCTCCAGGCTTGTGTGCTCGGTCGGATCGAACCGGCCGTCCCGCTGGTCGAGGTGCTGGTGTCGCTGTCAGGTTCGTGGATCGTCGGGCTCGCCGTGCGCGGCGAGATGTATCTGCTCGTACGCGGCGGCGGGCAGCCGGAGTTCGTCCTGTCCGCCGGCGGATTCCACCCCCGCTACACCCGCCCGGCCCGGGTGCCCGCGCTGGACCGGCTCCAGGTGGACCTGGCCCCCGGCCAGGGCTGGGGGCTCCGCATGGAGGCCTATTTCGCGGTCACCTCCAACGCGGTGATGTTCGGCGGCCAGGTCCAGCTGGACGCCACGATCGCCGGCTGCGGGGTGACGGGCTGGCTGGGTCTGGACGCGCTGTTCGTCTTCGACCCGGTGTTCGCGTTCTCCGTGCACGTCCGCGCCGGAGTGGCGGTACGCGCCTTCGGGCGCCGACTGGCCGGGATCGCCCTGGACTTCACGCTGGAGGGGCCCGCCCCCTGGCATGCCTTCGGCACCGGCAGCATCGCGGTGCTGTTCTGGGACGTCGAGCTGGACTTCGACATCCGCTGGGGCTCGCCGCCCGCCGTGGAGCAGAAGGCCGGACGCCCGCCGATCGACGCGCTGACCCCCGAACTGGCGCAGTCGAAGGCCTGGGCGGCGGAGCGGCCGACCGCCGAACGCACCGCGTTGGTGTTCACCAGGGAAGCGAACGAGAAGCTGAACCAGGGCACCCTCGTGCACCCCGACGCCACCCTGCGCGTCTCGCAGCGTGTGGTCCCGCTGGGCGTGCCGATCTCCCGTTTCGAGCGGCGCCCGGTGCCGGCCCAGACCTGGACGATCAAGGAGATCACCCTCGGAACCACCCAGCCCGCCGCCGGACTCCCCTCGCTGTCCGAGCGGTTCGTGCCCGGAGAGTTCTTCGACCTCACCGAAGACGCCCAACTCAGCGAGCCCGCCTTCGTCAGCCGCGCGTGCGGACTGCGGGCACGCAGCGACGGCATCGTTCTCGGCGCCGGCCACCGCGTGGACGACGGCTATGAGACCGGCTACGAACCCCCGCTGCCCGAGCGGGAGTTCTCCTTGTGGCCCGGGCTGTTCCGCCTCGAGTCCGTCTTCGGTGCCAGCGCCGCCGAACGGCTCGAGCACTGGCGTACACCAGCGGCGACCATCAAGGTGCGCCCCGCCAAGTTGAGCGTTGCGGCCACCGATTCGCTTCAGCCGCTCCTGGACGACGTCACCCTGGTCGACGCCACCGCCGACGCCTGGGAGGCGATGAGCGGCCGACTCGACCAGCCGCAGGAGGCGTTGCGGCTCCTCGAGAGCTGGGAGGTCGGACGATGA